A genome region from Chiroxiphia lanceolata isolate bChiLan1 chromosome 5, bChiLan1.pri, whole genome shotgun sequence includes the following:
- the LOC116786761 gene encoding LOW QUALITY PROTEIN: dynein light chain Tctex-type 3-like (The sequence of the model RefSeq protein was modified relative to this genomic sequence to represent the inferred CDS: inserted 1 base in 1 codon), with translation MAEVRWTNDKMIFNADEAHNIVKECIESVLSKADYNHNKVNQWTAAIVEQSLTYLVKLEKTYKYIVTYAVMQRSGAGLHTTRSCFWDXTTDGTCAVRWENQTMNCIVNVFAVAIIL, from the exons ATGGCTGAAG TAAGATGGACAAACGACAAGATGATCTTCAATGCTGATGAGGCCCATAACATAGTTAAGGAGTGCATAGAAAGTGTTTTAAGCAAGGCAGATTACAATCACAATAAAGTCAACCAGTGGACTGCTGCTATAGTGGAGCAGTCGCTGACGTATCTGGTGAAACTTGAAAAAACATACAAGTACATAGTTACCTATGCAGTGATGCAGAGGAGTGGAGCTGGTCTTCACACAACAAGGTCGTGCTTCTGGG GCACAACTGATGGAACCTGTGCAGTGAGATGGGAAAACCAAACAATGAACTGCATTGTCAATGTGTTTGCTGTTGCTATTATCCTGTAG